The DNA region TTCTATACCAACTTTTCATCAGCAACATAGTCTTGATAAAATCTTAACACTTCCCGCCCCACTTTTAAGCCCATTTATATATCCGTTGGGATAGAATCATTTCCAGTGAAATTCAATCGAAAGGCTTTTCATCAGGAGGCAAGATGACTGTGGATGTAATCATGGCGGGTTTGGCCGCCCTGGGATTGT from SAR324 cluster bacterium includes:
- a CDS encoding potassium-transporting ATPase subunit F produces the protein MTVDVIMAGLAALGLLGYLGYALWCAEKF